A stretch of the Aegilops tauschii subsp. strangulata cultivar AL8/78 chromosome 4, Aet v6.0, whole genome shotgun sequence genome encodes the following:
- the LOC109747643 gene encoding CDK5RAP1-like protein codes for MIPNCYPTSPRHAAAPTRLLSPHLSPAIQTAMAAPLAPLTAARLGRGLGHLASVRYYGAIPVPLSVSAPRCRLPAPPPRHVSSYVRPVSEPQTDSESGTATVRKGRIYHETYGCQMNVNDMEIVLSIMKKEGYNDIVPDPESAEIIFINTCAIRDNAEQKVWQRLNYFWFLKRQWKANVAGGRSKSLRPPKIAVLGCMAERLKEKILDSDKMVDVVCGPDAYRDLPRLLQEVDYGQKGINTLLSLEETYADITPVRISDNSVTAFVSIMRGCNNMCSFCIVPFTRGRERSRPVSSVVREVGELWDAGIKEVMLLGQNVNSYNDTSEVEELEPGKNWQLSEGFSSRCKVKNMGLRFADLLDQLSLEYPEMRFRFTSPHPKDFPDELLYLMRDRHNICKLIHLPAQSGSTEVLERMKRGYTREAYLELVQKIRNVIPDVGLSSDFISGFCGETEDDHADTLSLVRDVGYDMAYMFAYSMREKTHAHRNYEDDVPNDVKQRRLAELINTFRETTRKIYDSQIGTTQVVLVEGPNKRAPETELFGKTDRGHRVSFTSLPVPHTSEGDGARKPVVGDFVEVKILRSSTASLSGEPIARTSLGMYCKNHASDAHVVGA; via the exons ATGATTCCAAACTGTTATCCAACTAGCCCCCGACACGCCGCCGCTCCTACCCGACTCCTCTCTCCTCACCTCTCCCCCGCCATCCAAACCGCGATGGCGGCGCCGCTCGCCCCCCTCaccgccgcccgcctcggccGTGGCCTAGGCCACCTAGCCTCCGTACGCTACTACGGCGCTATCCCTGTTCCACTTTCCGTCTCCGCCCCACGGTGCCGGCTCCCGGCCCCGCCCCCTCGCCACGTCAGCAGCTATGTCCGCCCCGTCTCTGAGCCCCAGACGGA TTCAGAGTCTGGTACAGCGACAGTAAGGAAGGGGCGCATCTACCATGAAACGTACGGTTGCCAGATGAATGTAAACGATATGGAGATTGTGCTGTCTATCATGAAAAAAGAAGGGTACAATGACATTGTTCCTGACCCTGAGAGTGCAGAGATAATATTTATCAACACCTGTGCAATTCGTGACAATGCAGAGCAGAAAGTTTGGCAGCGGCTCAACTACTTTTGGTTCCTGAAAAGGCAATGGAAAGCTAATGTTGCTGGAGGGAGATCGAAGTCTCTGCGTCCTCCTAAGATTGCTGTTCTCGGGTGCATGGCAGAGCGACTGAAGGAGAAAATACTCGACTCTGATAAGATGGTTGATGTTGTATGTGGTCCGGATGCGTACAGGGACTTGCCTAGGTTGCTGCAGGAAGTCGATTATGGGCAGAAGGGTATCAACACACTCCTCTCACTGGAGGAGACTTATGCTGACATCACCCCAGTTAGGATTTCCGACAATTCGGTTACGGCGTTCGTGTCAATTATGAGGGGTTGTAACAATATGTGCTCGTTTTGCATTGTTCCCTTCACTAGAGGCAGGGAGAGGTCACGCCCAGTATCTTCTGTTGTCCGAGAAGTTGGTGAGCTATGGGATGCTGGCATAAAAGAAGTAATGCTTCTTGGTCAGAATGTAAATAGTTATAATGATACTTCTGAAGTTGAGGAGTTGGAGCCTGGTAAAAACTGGCAGCTCAGCGAAGGATTTTCCAGCAGGTGCAAAGTGAAGAATATGGGGTTGCGTTTTGCCGATCTCCTGGATCAGTTGTCTCTGGAATACCCTGAGATGCGATTCAGGTTTACCTCTCCACATCCAAAGGATTTTCCTGATGAGCTGCTATATTTGATGCGGGATAGGCACAACATTTGCAAACTTATTCACTTGCCTGCACAATCAGGCAGCACAGAGGTGCTGGAACGAATGAAGCGGGGTTATACTCGAGAAGCATATTTGGAGCTTGTGCAGAAAATCCGTAATGTCATTCCAGATGTTGGGCTAAGCAGTGATTTCATAAGTG GCTTTTGTGGAGAGACAGAAGATGACCATGCCGACACTCTTAGCCTTGTAAGGGATGTTGGATATGATATGGCTTACATGTTTGCATATAGCATGAGAGAGAAGACCCATGCTCATCGGAATTATGAGGATGATGTCCCCAATGATGTTAAGCAGAGGAGACTTGCAGAACTGATCAACACCTTCCGTGAGACCACAAGAAAGATCTATGATTCTCAGATTGGTACCACACAAGTAGTTCTAGTCGAGGGACCCAATAAGCGAGCTCCTGAAACAGAGCTGTTTGGGAAAACTGACCGGGGGCACAGGGTTTCGTTTACTAGTCTCCCTGTACCACATACATCTGAAGGTGACGGAGCTCGTAAGCCAGTGGTTGGTGACTTTGTTGAGGTAAAAATTCTCAGGTCGTCGACAGCATCGTTATCTGGAGAGCCAATTGCACGCACAAGCTTGGGCATGTACTGCAAGAATCATGCATCTGACGCACATGTTGTTGGTGCATAA